A genomic region of Candidatus Paceibacterota bacterium contains the following coding sequences:
- a CDS encoding aminotransferase class I/II-fold pyridoxal phosphate-dependent enzyme — MNGSASLRSRLNATVRDIPRSGIRDFFDLVTTMKDVISLGIGEPDFDTPWHVRESTVFALERGATHYTSNLGYLELRRALAGYVRKTFGAEYDADGEVLVTVGVSEALDLALRALLNPGDEVLYHEPCYVSYRATILFAHGVPVAVETQAGNGFRLTRAMLEAKATPRTKVLMLNFPNNPTGAVMNRADLEDIAAFARERDLIVIADEIYAELTYDAPHTSIVSLPGLRDRTLFLHGFSKAWAMTGFRLGYACGPAELIDAMMRIHQYTMLCASSLSQKAALEALARPEADVAEMVNEYRRRRNFIAAALAEMGLECHRPLGAFYAFPSVAKFGMSARDFSLALLREEKVAVVPGTAFGACGEGFVRCAYATSLDNIKEALVRLRRFLARR; from the coding sequence ATGAACGGCTCAGCGTCACTCCGTAGCCGCCTCAACGCGACCGTGCGCGACATCCCGCGCTCGGGTATCCGCGATTTCTTCGACCTGGTCACGACCATGAAGGACGTGATCAGCCTGGGAATTGGGGAGCCGGATTTCGACACGCCCTGGCATGTCCGCGAATCCACCGTCTTCGCGCTCGAACGCGGCGCCACCCATTACACCAGCAACCTCGGCTACCTTGAACTGCGCCGCGCGCTGGCCGGTTATGTGCGCAAGACGTTTGGCGCCGAGTACGACGCGGACGGCGAGGTGCTCGTGACGGTGGGCGTCAGCGAAGCGCTGGACCTGGCCTTGCGCGCATTGCTCAACCCGGGCGATGAAGTCTTGTACCACGAGCCATGCTATGTTTCCTACCGGGCCACCATTCTCTTCGCGCACGGCGTGCCGGTCGCCGTCGAGACGCAGGCCGGGAACGGCTTCCGCCTCACCCGCGCCATGCTCGAGGCCAAGGCCACGCCCCGCACCAAGGTCCTGATGCTCAACTTTCCGAACAACCCGACCGGCGCCGTGATGAACCGGGCGGACCTGGAGGACATCGCCGCCTTCGCCCGCGAGCGCGACCTCATTGTCATTGCGGATGAGATCTACGCCGAGCTGACCTATGACGCGCCGCACACCAGCATCGTCAGCCTGCCCGGGCTGCGTGACCGCACCCTCTTCCTGCATGGCTTTTCGAAGGCGTGGGCGATGACCGGCTTCCGGCTCGGCTATGCCTGCGGCCCCGCCGAGCTGATTGACGCGATGATGAGGATTCACCAATACACGATGCTGTGCGCCTCCTCCCTGAGCCAGAAGGCGGCCCTCGAAGCCCTGGCCCGCCCCGAAGCCGATGTGGCCGAAATGGTGAACGAATACCGGCGCCGCCGTAACTTCATCGCCGCGGCGCTCGCCGAAATGGGCCTGGAATGCCACCGTCCGCTCGGGGCGTTCTACGCGTTTCCCAGCGTGGCGAAGTTCGGAATGTCGGCCAGGGATTTTTCCCTCGCGTTACTGCGCGAGGAAAAGGTGGCGGTAGTCCCGGGCACTGCCTTTGGCGCATGCGGCGAAGGCTTTGTCCGCTGCGCCTACGCCACCAGCCTGGATAACATCAAAGAGGCGCTCGTGCGTCTCCGCCGTTTCCTCGCCCGGCGCTGA
- a CDS encoding Ig-like domain-containing protein codes for MKRTTPLCLITLLFVLSGAPGGLAATVTETFDSYANGTLITAVGGSGVWTIGANTVVNPGGVNGTAGLGYGSAIFNWKGQSFQWSALAVGTKVAISLDFQSSTTGKFDDDRVGWTITPDASTSTGSQLALQLDNTSEGGMVFYHNSTRTPVLNALSGIKNSTWYRFSVEYTKLTATSATIVGTLTELDASGNPTGTPYVGTIADTSTFANPPSTSLFTSAQQCPSYKNHNVTAGRGNVDNASITITPPGPQPATISITSPANDSTMTGEWLAIAATATPSTGASITNVEFYSGTTKIGEDATEPFTMNWCGVAPAAYSLTAVVLDNSGASVTSSAVNVTVSAPATAGSLQFDGSNDYVTFGTAPELGLSTFTIECWFKRQGTGQITTTGSGGVTNAVPLVTKGRGEAENSNADMNWFLGISTSGNVIAADFEEGVGGTTPGLNHPVWGNTPVINNVWYHAAATYDGASWTLYLNGNVETNVAVNQPPRSDSIQHAALASAMNSTGAAAGYFQGLLDEVRVWNYARSAAEIGDNYRLQITNQNGLVARWALNEADGTVARDANCGGLNGDLRNGPVWSTDSFDANNPPMVLLTTPAAGSVFAVGSSVTLDATAMDEGSVAEVAFYVDDELVGSDDTSPYSATWPSAELGFHALTAVARDNTGLWATSAVVNVSVVAEPGFGAVSFDGANDHIAMGAAPELGASTFTLECWMRIDGTGVTASSGNGGVNVAPLIAKGRGEGDASNLDCNYIFGVQSNNRLAADFEDMQSGLNHPIVGTAALSAGVWHHCAVTYDGSWWRIYVDGAADASLQVTGGGNVQVPRYDSIQHFALGTAMTSTGAAAGYFKGVMDEVRVWNYARTQAEISSSMYSEIAEAAGLIGRWSLNETNGTTASNTGSSGVNGTLVNGAVWATGYPLQPAANTPPTVAITSPTNGATVFTSFSISATATDFGAVSQVDFYADDITLLGSDASSPYTFDWSGAPEGAHTLTAVAWDDEGLSATSAVVNITVSTNLPPSAPVVVAPINGAVGVAADATLTVAVSDPNNDPMTVVFYGRPLDGPAPGADFTFVALPDTQFYMSSLNGGSPAIATNQVAWVIANRVSRNIQYLAQLGDCVQNGENGGNDAEWRNATNAFYRLEDPLTTFLPEGVPYGVAVGNHDQTPAYDPNGTTTFYNQYFGINHFQGYSYYGGHYGTNNDNHYDLFSASGMDFIVIYLEYDAAMTTASPVLAWANGVLETHSNRRAIVVSHYIVNPGFNATFSAQGQAIYNGLKGNTNLFLMLCGHESPEEGQRTDVYQGRAVWSIMSDYQSLTAGGNGWMRLYEFSPSNNVIHAKTYSPWLDQYKTASSNQFDIPYVMSATNPFVVIGTSTGVPSGGNASIVWTNLDLETVYEWYAVASDASLSVSGATSQFTTRPPLRVTLSLAGSPMAEAAGEATVTATLSEISANEVTVNLEFSGTATLTDDYTRSGASISIPAGNLTGSITLKAVQDTLYEVPAETIVVDIGTVDNALENGTQQVTATITDDDPVPPDVTLSLAGSPMAEAAGEATVTATLSGTSLNAVTVNLEFSGTATLTDDYTRSGASISIPAGSLTGSITLTAVQDAIYENPDETIVVDISTVLNATESGAQQVTATISDDDPIPPVMTLLDQNFDVLGSAGTTMPNDWTAGYLGVVSTQNRLTMSPYAGNGLNLTALPLVVSDGSAFPNPNVGTIFNIGSAGSSERALGSYPRTTPSGDHVLQVAIVNTTGGSLSSINVSYVGEQWRQSEGASDSGPEMLRFLVSTTSPTDGFAYYSDLNFTAPKQLVADWPVGGLDGNLAANRAAVAGTITFASPVPPGGTFYLRWHDWNDDSTSDHYLAIDDLIVRSTYLSGPTVTLDLAGSPMAEDGGVATVTATLSKTSAYEVVVNLAFAGTATLTDDYTRSGASISIPAGSLTGSITLTAVADAVYESTAETIVVDITTVDNAIESGTQQVTATITDDPAAAGFTAYNDCSKGDGTNPANTTEYPGNGSYSGLLKDFDTGATLPVTLTLVTNRITYDGTGGPMPNAGTDAHTTFNGKVVFDNVIWYTATSNGFWMDAVFTGLDPAKEYEFATSANRGGSGSDYASRYSKFTITDMDSAENGSTPGVTVNSDTSVTFCTGMNTVNGYVARWTKIKCGSDGDFTVRVEDGGGVGKGYAFDGIMLRESVPQTQTVIVTADSGQSKVFGEADPVLTYVSSIPGVTFTGALSRAAGENVGSYAINQGDLSAGENYVITFVPADFTITAKPITVTADSGQSKVFGASDPVLTYVSSDLGASFTGALGRAAGEDVGSYAINQGDLSAGANYAITFVPADFAITAASSTTAISSSLNPSDAGSNVTFTVTVGPVAPASTTPTGNVQFLTNDVAMGSPVALAGGTVTFDTALLPTGTNTVTANYLGDANYLGSTDNLLQVVKVVAEPPSVVSILPNGDGSVTVTFAGTPGAAYLVLDSTSIVSPVSWVKVSTNTAGPDGRWTYTDNTVPNYTQRFFRAAKP; via the coding sequence ATGAAAAGAACAACTCCTCTGTGCCTGATCACATTACTCTTCGTGCTGAGTGGCGCGCCTGGCGGCCTGGCGGCGACTGTCACGGAGACATTCGACAGCTACGCCAACGGGACGCTGATCACCGCGGTCGGCGGCAGCGGTGTCTGGACCATCGGCGCGAATACCGTGGTCAACCCTGGCGGCGTGAACGGAACGGCAGGTCTTGGCTATGGCAGTGCGATCTTCAATTGGAAAGGCCAGTCCTTCCAGTGGAGCGCGCTGGCGGTCGGCACCAAGGTGGCGATCTCCCTGGACTTCCAGTCGAGCACGACCGGCAAGTTTGACGACGATCGCGTCGGGTGGACCATCACCCCGGACGCCAGCACCAGCACGGGCAGCCAATTGGCCCTCCAACTGGACAACACGTCGGAGGGAGGCATGGTGTTTTATCACAACTCCACGCGAACCCCTGTGCTCAACGCCCTGAGCGGCATCAAGAACAGCACCTGGTATCGCTTCAGCGTCGAATACACCAAACTCACCGCCACCAGCGCGACCATCGTGGGAACGCTGACCGAGCTGGATGCCTCCGGGAACCCGACCGGCACCCCGTATGTTGGCACCATTGCCGACACCAGCACCTTTGCCAATCCCCCCAGCACGTCGCTCTTCACCTCCGCGCAGCAGTGCCCGTCCTACAAGAACCACAATGTCACGGCCGGCCGCGGCAATGTTGACAATGCCTCGATCACGATCACACCCCCTGGTCCGCAACCGGCAACAATCAGCATCACCAGCCCCGCCAATGACAGCACGATGACGGGTGAATGGCTGGCCATTGCGGCGACGGCCACGCCCTCCACCGGCGCCTCCATCACAAACGTGGAATTCTATTCGGGCACCACCAAGATCGGCGAGGATGCCACAGAACCGTTCACGATGAACTGGTGCGGGGTTGCCCCGGCCGCGTATTCGTTGACGGCGGTCGTGCTGGACAACTCCGGCGCGAGCGTCACGTCCTCGGCGGTCAACGTAACGGTGAGCGCACCGGCCACCGCCGGGTCATTGCAGTTCGACGGAAGCAACGATTACGTCACGTTCGGCACCGCACCGGAGCTGGGCCTCTCCACGTTCACGATTGAGTGCTGGTTTAAACGCCAGGGCACCGGCCAGATCACCACCACCGGATCGGGCGGCGTCACCAACGCCGTGCCGTTGGTCACCAAAGGCCGCGGTGAAGCCGAGAACAGTAATGCGGACATGAATTGGTTCCTCGGGATTTCGACCAGCGGCAATGTGATCGCGGCCGACTTTGAAGAGGGCGTCGGCGGGACCACGCCGGGGCTGAACCATCCCGTTTGGGGAAACACCCCGGTCATAAACAATGTCTGGTACCATGCCGCCGCCACCTACGACGGCGCAAGCTGGACGCTCTACCTGAACGGGAACGTGGAAACCAACGTTGCGGTCAACCAGCCGCCCCGCTCGGACAGCATTCAGCATGCGGCGCTGGCCAGCGCCATGAACTCGACCGGAGCGGCGGCGGGCTACTTCCAAGGCCTGCTGGACGAGGTGCGCGTCTGGAACTATGCGCGCAGCGCCGCGGAGATTGGCGACAACTACCGCCTGCAAATCACCAATCAGAACGGGCTGGTCGCGCGCTGGGCGCTGAACGAGGCGGATGGCACCGTCGCCCGCGACGCAAATTGCGGCGGGCTCAACGGCGACCTCCGGAACGGCCCCGTGTGGTCCACCGACAGTTTCGACGCCAATAACCCGCCGATGGTCCTTCTCACCACTCCCGCCGCCGGAAGCGTGTTTGCCGTCGGTTCGAGCGTGACGCTGGACGCCACGGCGATGGACGAAGGGTCGGTCGCCGAAGTGGCTTTCTACGTGGATGACGAGTTGGTCGGCAGCGACGACACCAGCCCTTATAGCGCGACCTGGCCCAGCGCGGAACTCGGGTTCCACGCCCTGACGGCGGTGGCACGGGATAATACCGGGTTGTGGGCCACGTCGGCCGTGGTGAACGTGAGCGTGGTGGCCGAACCGGGGTTTGGCGCGGTGTCCTTCGACGGGGCAAATGACCACATCGCCATGGGTGCGGCACCGGAGCTGGGCGCGAGCACCTTCACGCTGGAATGCTGGATGCGGATTGACGGCACGGGCGTTACGGCCAGCAGCGGCAATGGCGGAGTGAACGTCGCCCCGCTGATTGCCAAGGGGCGCGGCGAGGGCGATGCCAGCAATCTTGACTGCAACTACATCTTCGGCGTGCAGTCGAACAACCGGCTGGCGGCGGACTTCGAGGACATGCAGAGCGGCCTCAACCACCCGATCGTTGGAACAGCGGCCCTGAGCGCCGGTGTCTGGCATCATTGTGCCGTCACCTATGACGGCAGTTGGTGGCGCATCTATGTTGACGGCGCGGCCGATGCGAGTCTGCAGGTCACAGGCGGCGGGAACGTCCAGGTGCCCCGTTACGACAGCATCCAGCACTTTGCCCTGGGCACGGCCATGACCTCCACCGGCGCGGCGGCGGGGTACTTCAAGGGGGTCATGGACGAGGTGCGCGTCTGGAATTACGCGCGCACGCAGGCGGAGATCAGCAGCAGCATGTATAGTGAGATCGCGGAGGCAGCGGGGCTGATCGGACGTTGGAGCCTGAATGAGACGAACGGCACCACGGCCAGCAATACAGGATCGAGCGGGGTGAACGGCACGCTGGTCAACGGGGCGGTCTGGGCGACGGGCTATCCGCTGCAGCCGGCGGCGAACACGCCGCCGACGGTCGCGATCACCAGCCCGACCAACGGGGCGACGGTCTTCACCAGCTTCTCGATCAGCGCCACCGCCACGGATTTCGGCGCGGTTAGCCAGGTGGACTTTTATGCCGACGACATCACCCTGCTGGGCAGTGATGCCAGCAGCCCTTACACCTTCGATTGGAGCGGCGCGCCGGAGGGCGCTCACACGCTGACGGCTGTTGCGTGGGACGACGAAGGGCTGTCCGCCACCTCGGCCGTGGTGAACATCACGGTCAGCACCAACCTGCCGCCCAGCGCGCCGGTCGTGGTGGCGCCGATCAACGGCGCTGTGGGTGTGGCGGCCGACGCCACGCTGACCGTCGCGGTCTCGGATCCCAACAACGACCCGATGACGGTGGTGTTCTACGGCCGCCCGCTGGACGGCCCGGCTCCGGGCGCGGACTTCACGTTCGTGGCGCTGCCGGACACGCAGTTCTACATGTCGAGCCTGAATGGCGGTTCGCCCGCGATTGCCACCAACCAGGTGGCCTGGGTGATCGCCAACCGCGTCAGCCGCAACATTCAATACCTGGCGCAGTTGGGCGATTGTGTGCAGAACGGCGAAAACGGCGGGAACGATGCCGAATGGCGCAACGCGACCAACGCGTTTTACCGGCTGGAAGATCCGCTGACCACGTTCCTCCCGGAGGGAGTTCCCTACGGTGTGGCGGTGGGCAATCACGATCAGACGCCCGCCTACGACCCCAACGGCACGACCACGTTCTATAACCAGTACTTCGGCATCAACCACTTCCAGGGGTACAGCTACTACGGCGGCCATTACGGCACGAACAACGACAATCACTACGACCTGTTTAGCGCCAGCGGCATGGACTTCATCGTCATTTACCTGGAGTATGATGCGGCCATGACGACGGCCTCGCCCGTGCTCGCCTGGGCCAACGGCGTGTTGGAGACTCACAGCAACCGCCGCGCAATCGTGGTCAGTCACTATATCGTCAACCCCGGTTTCAACGCCACTTTCAGCGCGCAGGGGCAGGCGATATACAATGGGCTGAAAGGCAACACCAACTTGTTCCTTATGCTCTGCGGCCATGAAAGCCCCGAGGAAGGTCAACGCACGGACGTCTACCAGGGCCGCGCGGTGTGGTCCATCATGAGCGATTACCAAAGCCTCACTGCCGGCGGCAACGGCTGGATGCGGCTCTACGAGTTTTCGCCGTCCAACAACGTGATCCACGCAAAGACCTATTCGCCGTGGCTGGACCAGTATAAGACCGCTTCGAGCAATCAGTTCGACATTCCTTATGTGATGTCGGCCACGAACCCGTTTGTGGTCATTGGCACCAGCACAGGCGTGCCTTCGGGTGGTAACGCTTCGATCGTCTGGACCAACCTCGACCTGGAAACGGTTTATGAGTGGTATGCCGTGGCCAGCGATGCCAGCCTGTCCGTGTCGGGCGCGACCAGCCAGTTTACCACGCGCCCGCCCTTAAGGGTCACGCTCAGTCTGGCGGGCAGCCCGATGGCGGAAGCCGCCGGCGAGGCGACGGTGACCGCGACGCTGTCAGAGATCAGCGCAAATGAAGTAACGGTGAACCTGGAGTTTTCGGGGACCGCGACGCTGACGGATGACTATACGCGCTCCGGGGCCAGCATCTCGATACCCGCGGGGAACTTAACCGGCTCGATCACGCTCAAGGCGGTGCAGGACACTCTTTACGAGGTTCCGGCCGAGACCATAGTGGTGGATATCGGCACGGTGGACAACGCACTCGAGAACGGCACCCAGCAGGTGACGGCCACCATTACCGATGATGACCCGGTCCCACCGGACGTCACGCTCAGTCTGGCGGGCAGCCCGATGGCGGAAGCGGCCGGCGAGGCGACGGTGACCGCGACGCTGTCAGGGACCAGCCTGAATGCGGTGACGGTGAACCTGGAGTTTTCGGGGACCGCAACACTGACGGATGACTATACGCGCTCCGGCGCCAGCATCTCGATACCCGCGGGGAGCCTAACCGGCTCCATCACGCTCACCGCGGTGCAAGACGCCATTTACGAGAACCCGGACGAGACTATTGTGGTGGACATCAGCACGGTGTTGAACGCCACCGAGAGTGGCGCCCAGCAGGTGACGGCCACCATTTCCGATGACGATCCGATCCCGCCAGTCATGACCCTGTTGGACCAAAATTTTGATGTCCTGGGTTCTGCCGGCACCACTATGCCGAACGATTGGACGGCCGGCTATCTGGGCGTCGTGAGCACCCAAAACCGTTTGACCATGTCACCCTACGCCGGAAACGGCCTGAACCTAACCGCCTTGCCCTTGGTGGTGAGCGACGGCAGCGCTTTTCCCAATCCCAACGTAGGAACGATCTTCAACATCGGCTCGGCGGGCAGTTCCGAACGCGCCCTGGGCAGCTACCCCAGAACGACCCCCTCCGGCGACCATGTCCTGCAGGTTGCCATTGTGAATACCACGGGCGGTTCCCTGAGCTCGATCAACGTGAGCTACGTGGGCGAGCAATGGCGCCAGTCCGAGGGCGCCTCAGATAGCGGCCCTGAAATGCTGAGGTTCCTGGTCAGCACAACCTCTCCCACGGACGGGTTTGCTTATTACTCCGATCTCAATTTCACGGCCCCGAAGCAACTGGTGGCGGATTGGCCGGTCGGCGGTTTGGACGGCAATTTGGCGGCCAATCGCGCGGCCGTCGCCGGCACCATTACGTTTGCGAGCCCGGTTCCGCCGGGCGGCACCTTCTACCTGCGCTGGCACGATTGGAATGACGACAGCACCTCCGACCACTACCTGGCCATTGACGACCTCATCGTGCGCAGCACTTACCTGTCGGGGCCCACGGTGACGCTTGATTTGGCGGGCAGCCCGATGGCGGAAGACGGCGGCGTGGCGACAGTGACCGCGACGCTGTCGAAGACCAGCGCCTATGAGGTAGTGGTAAACCTGGCCTTTGCGGGGACCGCAACGCTGACGGATGACTACACGCGCTCCGGCGCCAGCATCTCGATACCGGCGGGGAGCTTAACGGGCTCGATCACGCTCACGGCTGTGGCGGACGCCGTCTACGAGAGCACGGCCGAGACCATTGTGGTGGACATCACTACGGTGGACAACGCAATCGAGAGCGGCACCCAGCAGGTGACGGCCACTATCACCGATGATCCGGCCGCCGCCGGTTTCACGGCCTACAACGATTGCTCGAAGGGGGACGGCACGAACCCCGCCAACACCACCGAGTACCCGGGCAACGGATCCTACTCGGGCCTGCTCAAGGACTTCGACACGGGCGCGACGCTGCCGGTCACCCTCACCCTCGTCACCAACCGGATCACCTACGATGGCACCGGCGGTCCGATGCCCAACGCGGGCACCGACGCCCACACCACGTTCAATGGCAAAGTCGTCTTCGACAATGTCATCTGGTACACCGCCACCAGCAACGGCTTCTGGATGGATGCGGTCTTTACCGGCCTGGACCCGGCCAAGGAATACGAGTTCGCCACCTCGGCCAACCGGGGTGGATCCGGCTCGGACTACGCCAGCCGATACAGCAAGTTCACGATTACCGACATGGACTCGGCCGAGAACGGCAGCACGCCGGGCGTCACGGTCAACTCGGACACGTCGGTGACCTTCTGCACCGGGATGAACACGGTCAACGGGTATGTGGCGCGCTGGACCAAGATCAAGTGCGGCAGCGACGGCGACTTCACCGTGCGGGTGGAGGACGGCGGGGGCGTGGGCAAGGGCTACGCCTTTGACGGCATCATGCTGCGGGAGTCGGTTCCCCAGACGCAAACGGTGATCGTCACCGCAGACAGCGGCCAGTCTAAGGTCTTCGGCGAGGCTGACCCAGTGCTGACTTATGTCTCCTCGATTCCGGGCGTAACCTTCACCGGCGCCTTGAGCCGCGCGGCGGGCGAGAATGTCGGCAGTTATGCGATCAACCAGGGCGACCTGTCGGCCGGGGAAAACTACGTGATCACTTTCGTCCCCGCCGACTTCACCATCACGGCCAAGCCGATCACTGTCACCGCCGACAGCGGCCAGAGCAAAGTCTTTGGGGCGTCTGATCCGGTGTTGACCTACGTTTCCTCGGACCTCGGGGCGAGCTTTACCGGCGCCTTGGGCCGCGCGGCGGGCGAGGATGTCGGCAGCTATGCGATCAACCAGGGCGACCTGTCCGCCGGGGCCAATTACGCGATCACGTTTGTCCCCGCTGACTTCGCGATCACGGCCGCCTCCTCGACCACGGCGATCAGTTCGTCGCTCAATCCGTCCGACGCCGGCTCAAACGTGACCTTCACCGTCACGGTTGGCCCGGTTGCGCCGGCCAGCACCACGCCCACCGGCAACGTGCAATTCCTGACCAATGACGTGGCTATGGGAAGCCCGGTTGCTCTGGCCGGTGGCACCGTTACATTCGACACGGCGCTGTTGCCCACGGGCACCAACACCGTCACCGCCAATTACCTGGGTGATGCCAACTACCTCGGCAGCACCGACAACCTGTTGCAGGTGGTCAAGGTCGTTGCCGAACCGCCCTCGGTGGTGAGCATCCTGCCGAACGGCGATGGCTCGGTGACCGTGACGTTTGCCGGCACGCCGGGTGCCGCTTACCTGGTCCTGGATTCGACGAGCATCGTCTCGCCGGTTTCGTGGGTGAAGGTGTCCACCAATACGGCCGGTCCGGACGGCCGGTGGACGTACACGGATAACACCGTGCCGAATTACACACAGCGATTCTTCCGCGCCGCTAAACCGTAA
- a CDS encoding Lrp/AsnC family transcriptional regulator has product MDELLRILQRNALESHENIARMLELPAAEVRQRIADYEKRGVIRGYQAILNEDQLDLDKVTAVIEVKVTPQREGGFDTIAERIGRFPEVRSAYLTSGTYDLLLFVEGRTLREVAGFVSERLSPLEGVLSTSTHFMLKTYKRFGVFMHQPSPDERLSVTP; this is encoded by the coding sequence ATGGACGAACTGCTAAGAATCCTGCAGCGCAACGCGCTTGAATCACATGAGAACATCGCCCGCATGCTGGAGCTTCCGGCGGCTGAGGTCCGCCAGCGGATAGCGGACTATGAGAAACGCGGCGTCATCCGCGGCTACCAGGCCATCCTGAACGAGGACCAGCTCGACCTGGACAAGGTCACCGCCGTGATCGAGGTGAAGGTCACGCCGCAGCGTGAGGGGGGATTCGACACGATTGCCGAGCGGATTGGCCGGTTCCCGGAGGTGCGTTCGGCCTACCTGACGAGCGGCACCTATGACTTGCTGCTCTTTGTGGAAGGGCGCACGCTGCGCGAGGTGGCGGGGTTTGTCAGCGAGCGGCTGTCTCCCCTGGAAGGTGTGCTCTCCACCTCCACCCATTTCATGCTCAAGACCTACAAACGTTTCGGCGTGTTCATGCACCAGCCCAGCCCCGATGAACGGCTCAGCGTCACTCCGTAG